A region from the Streptomyces tsukubensis genome encodes:
- a CDS encoding ABC transporter permease: MPRTTARPSPSPPTAVPPRAAPAGTTRRTRGPVTAARLTGVLSLVAGIALWHLAAALGTVGVPGPGPVAARGAELLRDGTLATDALVSLRRVLTGWALGTAAAIPVGALMGWYPLARALLEPWVQFFRVVPPLAIIPLTIVLLGIDEPAKITVIFLAAFLSTVVSVFQGVVAVDRTLVDAARVLGARDPGIFVRVVVPATVPFLFVGARVGLGAAWSTLVAAELIAAQQGLGYRMQQAQLYYDLETIFVGIVGIGTLGLLMDRLLIAAERRATVWQERRAV; encoded by the coding sequence CCCGGCCGGTACGACCCGCCGGACCCGGGGCCCGGTGACGGCCGCCCGTCTGACGGGAGTCCTCTCCCTCGTCGCCGGTATCGCGCTCTGGCATCTGGCGGCCGCACTGGGCACGGTCGGCGTCCCCGGCCCCGGGCCGGTCGCGGCCCGGGGCGCGGAACTCCTCCGGGACGGGACCCTGGCCACCGACGCCCTGGTCTCGCTGCGCCGGGTGCTCACCGGCTGGGCGCTCGGCACCGCGGCCGCGATCCCCGTCGGCGCGCTGATGGGCTGGTACCCCCTGGCCCGGGCGCTGCTGGAGCCCTGGGTGCAGTTCTTCCGCGTCGTACCGCCCCTGGCGATCATCCCGCTGACGATCGTGCTCCTCGGCATCGACGAGCCCGCCAAGATCACCGTGATCTTCCTGGCGGCCTTCCTCTCCACCGTGGTCTCCGTCTTCCAGGGCGTCGTCGCGGTGGACCGGACCCTCGTCGACGCGGCCCGGGTGCTGGGCGCCCGGGATCCCGGAATCTTCGTCCGGGTGGTGGTCCCGGCCACCGTGCCGTTCCTCTTCGTCGGGGCCCGGGTCGGTCTGGGGGCCGCGTGGTCCACGCTCGTCGCCGCCGAACTCATCGCAGCCCAGCAGGGGCTGGGCTACCGGATGCAGCAGGCCCAGCTCTACTACGACCTCGAAACGATCTTCGTCGGGATCGTCGGCATCGGCACTCTCGGGCTGCTGATGGACCGACTGCTGATCGCCGCCGAACGCCGGGCCACGGTCTGGCAGGAAAGGAGGGCGGTATGA
- a CDS encoding ABC transporter ATP-binding protein, whose translation MTPAGPPPGSSAEPLPEPLPEPLNGPLTGTPAPPPPLISFRDTTRHFPGPDGGFTALDGVDLDVAEGEFTVLVGPSGCGKSTLLGIAAGLVEPSRGEVRLDGRPVRRPGPDRGMVFQQYALFPWLTVRGNVEFGLRTARVPRAERRRRAAHFIDLVGLTDFADALPKTLSGGMRQRCAIARAYAADPRVLLMDEPFGALDSLTRSRLQEQLLEMWERERRTVLFVTHDVDEAVFLADRVIVMAARPGRIHRTVDIGLPRPRTAATRLTDSFTALRTEIWRAVHEQEPRTTPTPTPLEP comes from the coding sequence ATGACCCCCGCCGGACCCCCGCCCGGAAGCTCGGCCGAACCCCTGCCCGAACCCCTGCCCGAACCCCTGAACGGACCCCTGACCGGGACCCCCGCCCCGCCGCCGCCCCTGATCTCCTTTCGGGACACGACCCGTCACTTCCCAGGCCCCGACGGCGGGTTCACCGCCCTCGACGGCGTCGACCTCGATGTCGCCGAGGGGGAGTTCACCGTACTCGTCGGCCCGTCCGGCTGCGGGAAGTCGACCCTCCTCGGCATCGCCGCCGGACTCGTCGAGCCGAGCCGCGGCGAGGTGCGGCTCGACGGCCGCCCGGTCCGCCGCCCGGGCCCGGACCGCGGCATGGTCTTCCAGCAGTACGCCCTCTTCCCCTGGCTCACCGTCCGCGGCAACGTCGAGTTCGGGCTCCGTACCGCCCGCGTGCCACGGGCCGAACGCCGCCGCAGGGCAGCCCACTTCATCGACCTGGTGGGCCTCACCGATTTCGCCGACGCCCTGCCCAAAACCCTGTCCGGCGGAATGCGGCAGCGCTGTGCGATCGCCCGCGCCTACGCCGCCGACCCCCGGGTGCTCCTGATGGACGAGCCCTTCGGCGCGCTCGACTCCCTGACCAGGTCCCGGCTCCAGGAGCAGCTGCTGGAGATGTGGGAGCGGGAGCGCAGAACCGTCCTCTTCGTCACCCACGACGTCGACGAGGCCGTGTTCCTCGCCGACCGGGTGATCGTCATGGCCGCCCGGCCGGGCCGCATCCACCGGACCGTCGACATCGGTCTGCCCCGGCCCAGGACCGCCGCCACCCGGCTGACCGACTCCTTCACCGCACTGCGTACCGAAATCTGGCGCGCCGTCCACGAGCAGGAACCCCGCACCACTCCGACTCCCACCCCCTTGGAGCCCTGA
- a CDS encoding aliphatic sulfonate ABC transporter substrate-binding protein, which produces MSTSSHRRRTLAAAAVLAVLATGGCTAASADGDGTRSVDFGYIADYNQAGLLAVARERGLWKEHGIRATYKVFTDGPTQITALGAGDLDFGTIGPGAAWLPASGRATVVAVNQLGRADRVVALPGRGISRTADLKGKRVAVPEGTSGDMILGLALDRAGLSRDDVKIVPMAPATAVSALASRQVDAAALWYPLLATVEKRIPGLVRLAESADFAADFAFPSSVVAAPGAVGKDRELVEDVVRVLQKANDFRHKNPGKTIDITARFLRLDRDAVAADARNTQPLSTAELVTAGRDGTVARWFTALQGFFVRAGKLDAPVPVEKFYAGDLYQRAAAR; this is translated from the coding sequence ATGTCCACCTCCTCTCATCGCCGCCGCACCCTCGCCGCGGCCGCCGTCCTCGCCGTACTGGCCACCGGCGGCTGCACCGCGGCCTCCGCGGACGGCGACGGCACCCGGTCGGTCGACTTCGGCTATATCGCGGACTACAACCAGGCCGGGCTGCTGGCCGTCGCCCGGGAGCGCGGGCTCTGGAAGGAGCACGGCATCCGCGCCACGTACAAGGTCTTCACCGACGGCCCCACCCAGATCACCGCCCTGGGCGCCGGCGACCTCGACTTCGGCACCATCGGCCCCGGTGCCGCCTGGCTGCCCGCCTCGGGCCGGGCCACCGTCGTCGCCGTCAACCAGCTGGGCCGCGCGGACCGGGTCGTCGCCCTGCCCGGCCGGGGCATCTCCCGGACCGCCGATCTGAAGGGCAAACGCGTCGCCGTCCCCGAGGGCACCTCCGGCGACATGATCCTCGGGCTCGCCCTGGACCGGGCCGGACTCTCCCGCGACGACGTCAAGATCGTCCCCATGGCCCCGGCCACCGCCGTCTCCGCCCTGGCCTCCCGCCAGGTGGACGCCGCCGCGCTCTGGTACCCGCTGCTGGCGACCGTGGAGAAGCGGATCCCCGGTCTGGTCCGGCTCGCCGAGAGCGCCGATTTCGCCGCCGATTTCGCCTTCCCCAGCTCCGTCGTGGCCGCACCCGGTGCCGTCGGGAAGGACCGCGAACTGGTCGAGGACGTCGTCCGGGTCCTCCAGAAGGCCAACGACTTCCGGCACAAGAACCCCGGCAAGACGATCGACATCACCGCCCGGTTCCTCCGGCTCGACCGCGACGCGGTCGCCGCCGACGCCCGCAACACCCAGCCCCTGTCCACAGCCGAACTGGTGACGGCGGGCCGCGACGGAACCGTCGCCCGCTGGTTCACCGCCCTCCAGGGCTTCTTCGTCCGCGCGGGCAAACTCGATGCCCCCGTACCGGTGGAGAAGTTCTACGCCGGTGACCTCTACCAGCGGGCGGCGGCCCGATGA